From Gimesia panareensis, the proteins below share one genomic window:
- a CDS encoding glycoside hydrolase family protein, translated as MHAPRVFRLQNHVPAVLLTLLMGVCLPSTLSAQSPGKVSVARGPAVEEAVFFSFDDRAIPWRNNLALTPQTAQKHPANPVLRRGPEGAPDHGHAILYGSVLYIDGKFRMWYLGMFETAIKSGQAPGWWRPMCYAESDDGIHWTKPQLNLVEFNGNKQNNICLIKSQVPSLAKVNDFLTVLYDPRDPDPERRYKCAYIAHPPFADVKGGRSKIGPDERRWGAFICATSADGLTWNVVGDRPMNAGGERFEVSSLYRYGNFYYASGQLITPWTWRMDGSKIGRVMLTYRSPDFDHWSRAKALSFARPGQLTATPIPGQQTHMGAGIWNRGNVLVGLYGMWQDAPEKPKDGRYWNTGVSVDLGLIVSDDGIHFREPVPDHPVIARGKPGEWDDIALLQGHAFVNKGDQTMIWYSHWDTGGKLKNMEIGLATLRRDGFGYLSRQIENNAAHFVTTDFETEGALKLSVNVEGVSKETPLTVELLDEFDRPLPGYSGDQAARITQPGTRTPVVWPARKTGSLPEGKKLALRVTFPDTDAVKVYALYVGQ; from the coding sequence ATGCACGCCCCTCGAGTTTTTCGTCTACAGAATCATGTACCCGCCGTTCTGTTAACCCTGCTGATGGGCGTTTGCCTGCCCTCCACTCTGTCGGCTCAATCGCCGGGCAAAGTCTCTGTCGCACGGGGGCCAGCCGTCGAAGAAGCGGTTTTCTTCTCCTTCGACGATCGCGCGATTCCCTGGCGCAACAATCTGGCGCTGACGCCCCAGACGGCGCAGAAACATCCCGCCAATCCGGTGCTGCGTCGTGGACCCGAAGGCGCCCCCGATCACGGGCATGCGATTCTGTACGGCAGCGTGCTCTATATCGACGGCAAGTTTCGCATGTGGTACCTGGGGATGTTCGAGACCGCCATCAAAAGCGGGCAGGCACCGGGCTGGTGGCGTCCCATGTGTTATGCCGAAAGTGACGACGGCATCCACTGGACCAAACCGCAACTGAATCTGGTCGAGTTCAACGGCAACAAACAGAACAATATTTGTTTAATCAAGTCGCAGGTTCCCTCGCTGGCGAAGGTCAACGATTTCCTGACGGTCCTGTATGACCCCCGCGATCCCGATCCAGAGCGAAGATATAAGTGTGCCTATATCGCGCATCCCCCCTTTGCCGATGTGAAGGGGGGACGCAGTAAGATTGGTCCCGACGAACGTCGCTGGGGGGCTTTCATCTGCGCGACCAGCGCGGACGGCCTGACCTGGAACGTGGTCGGCGATCGCCCGATGAATGCGGGCGGCGAACGTTTTGAAGTCTCCAGCCTCTATCGCTACGGCAACTTCTATTACGCCAGCGGCCAGTTGATTACCCCCTGGACCTGGCGGATGGATGGTTCGAAGATCGGTCGTGTGATGCTCACCTATCGCTCGCCCGACTTTGACCACTGGTCCCGCGCCAAGGCACTCTCGTTTGCCCGGCCGGGGCAGTTGACGGCGACGCCGATTCCCGGCCAGCAGACACACATGGGAGCCGGCATCTGGAATCGCGGCAATGTGCTGGTCGGCCTCTACGGGATGTGGCAGGATGCGCCCGAGAAACCCAAAGACGGTCGCTACTGGAATACCGGCGTCAGCGTCGACCTGGGACTGATCGTCAGCGATGACGGCATCCACTTCCGCGAACCGGTGCCCGATCACCCGGTGATTGCCCGGGGCAAACCTGGGGAATGGGACGACATCGCCCTGCTGCAGGGACACGCCTTTGTCAATAAGGGAGACCAGACGATGATCTGGTATTCCCACTGGGATACCGGCGGCAAACTGAAGAACATGGAGATCGGTCTGGCCACACTGCGACGGGACGGCTTTGGTTATCTCTCCCGCCAGATCGAAAACAATGCCGCGCATTTCGTGACCACGGACTTCGAAACGGAAGGGGCATTAAAACTCTCTGTGAACGTGGAAGGTGTCAGCAAAGAGACACCGTTGACGGTTGAACTGCTCGATGAATTCGACCGCCCGCTGCCCGGATATTCGGGTGACCAGGCGGCCCGCATCACTCAGCCCGGCACGCGCACCCCAGTCGTCTGGCCTGCCCGCAAGACAGGCTCACTACCTGAGGGAAAAAAACTGGCGCTCCGCGTGACGTTTCCGGATACCGACGCCGTCAAGGTGTATGCCCTGTATGTTGGTCAGTGA
- a CDS encoding FadR/GntR family transcriptional regulator: MSTGTSPQLTQSDELAERIRARIQADRLMDGAFFMTEADLAEEYGVSRTVAREAVSRLVAIGLLEARKRLGLIVRRPDPLRLLQLGLPSLFDSDQDIAELAMLRYVVEMGAVDLAIRNGSDEQCQQLCDLAGEMAGAIRSERPEQISELDIAFHTLLLQMTSSHLIAGMQRVLVNFFDSAYQDYQSDVATGERMIWEHQELAAAIRDRDSNRARTMMQMQSRFWLENKPNN; encoded by the coding sequence ATGTCTACAGGAACCAGTCCTCAGTTGACCCAGTCCGATGAGCTCGCCGAGCGGATTCGGGCCCGCATTCAGGCGGATCGGCTCATGGACGGGGCCTTTTTCATGACCGAAGCGGACCTCGCTGAAGAGTATGGCGTCTCGCGGACCGTTGCCCGGGAAGCGGTCAGCCGGCTGGTCGCGATTGGCCTGCTCGAAGCCCGTAAACGTCTGGGGTTAATTGTCCGCCGTCCCGATCCCCTTCGCCTTCTGCAGTTGGGACTCCCCTCGTTATTCGATTCCGATCAGGACATCGCCGAACTCGCGATGCTGCGTTACGTGGTCGAGATGGGGGCCGTCGATCTGGCGATCCGCAACGGCAGCGATGAACAGTGTCAGCAGCTCTGTGATCTCGCAGGCGAGATGGCAGGCGCCATCCGCAGCGAGCGCCCCGAACAGATTTCCGAACTCGATATTGCGTTTCACACGCTGCTGCTCCAGATGACATCATCCCATCTGATTGCCGGCATGCAGCGGGTGCTGGTCAACTTTTTTGATTCCGCCTATCAGGATTATCAGTCCGACGTCGCCACGGGAGAACGGATGATCTGGGAACATCAGGAGCTCGCGGCTGCGATCCGGGATCGCGATTCCAACCGGGCTCGCACGATGATGCAGATGCAATCCCGTTTCTGGCTGGAAAACAAACCTAATAACTGA
- a CDS encoding RraA family protein has product MHVLPDLAALQRFDTPTICNAIELFEVRPRTAGYMNREIAACFPELPPMVGYAVTTTFRSSAPAGADIDPGVSSRLISSFADLPGPAVVVFQDLDDPPTGATFGDGMCLTYKTFGAVGLITSGAARDIDNVRALQFPCFSNGVMSGHGYCHFEETGIPVEVGGLTIRPGDLLHGDCNGVVTIPTEIAAAVPYACEQYLKYEAIVLDPLRAGRADLTKHQQNIQEMQARLAELKLELKAMIEP; this is encoded by the coding sequence ATGCATGTCCTGCCTGATTTGGCCGCATTACAGCGTTTTGACACACCCACCATCTGTAATGCGATTGAACTGTTCGAGGTGCGTCCCCGGACCGCCGGTTACATGAACCGGGAGATCGCGGCCTGTTTTCCGGAACTGCCTCCCATGGTGGGCTACGCGGTGACTACGACGTTCCGCTCCTCTGCACCGGCGGGAGCAGACATCGATCCCGGGGTCTCGTCCCGGCTGATCAGTTCGTTTGCTGACCTGCCCGGTCCGGCGGTGGTCGTCTTCCAGGACCTGGACGATCCACCCACGGGGGCTACGTTCGGGGACGGGATGTGTCTGACCTACAAAACCTTCGGCGCGGTCGGGTTGATCACCTCGGGGGCTGCCCGCGATATCGATAATGTGCGGGCGCTGCAGTTCCCCTGTTTCAGCAATGGAGTGATGAGCGGCCACGGTTACTGTCACTTTGAAGAGACCGGCATTCCCGTAGAGGTCGGCGGCTTGACGATCCGCCCCGGCGACTTACTGCACGGCGACTGTAACGGCGTGGTGACGATCCCCACGGAAATCGCAGCCGCGGTCCCCTACGCCTGTGAGCAGTATCTGAAGTATGAAGCGATCGTGCTGGACCCGCTCCGCGCAGGACGCGCCGACCTGACGAAGCACCAGCAAAACATTCAGGAGATGCAGGCCCGCCTGGCAGAACTGAAGCTTGAACTCAAGGCGATGATCGAACCGTAA